The sequence below is a genomic window from Canis aureus isolate CA01 chromosome 11, VMU_Caureus_v.1.0, whole genome shotgun sequence.
TCGGGGCCCACACAGGTATATGAAGGGAaagggaaatgtcagaaaggccCTCCTACACCAGCCTGCTGGGAGAAGGTGGGGGTCAATGGGATGCCACCGAACACTCAGACTATGGAACCTGCCTGCCTACCACACTGGGGAGGGACTAAGGATCCCTCTCACTTCTGGGGACCAGCTCCAGGACCCAGAAGGTGGGGCCTGAGATGGGCTGGAATGGGCAGGGACACTGATTACAACCACCTCCTGGGATGTAGACTTGCAAGTGCAGCAGCACATCATGAGCCTGATCTGTGACCCAGACCTGACCAAGGTGAGCAGGTGCCTGGAACATGCCCTGACTGCTCGTTACCCCAGAACCCGGTACAGCCCAGGCTGGGATGCCAAGCTGCTCTGGCTGCCAGCCTCCTACCTGCCAGCCAGCCTGGTGGATGCTGTGCTCACCTGGGTCCTTCCCAAGCCTGCCCAGGCAGTCTACTGAATCCAGCTGTCCAGCAAGAGATTGTTTTCTGTCCCCACCCTGGTACTGCCTGGTGGCCTGCACAAactaagcactcaataaatgtgtattgttaaaaaaaaaaaagaaaacaccgtAGGTGGGCAGAAATGAAGTTGCCTGGTGAGAGACTGGCCCCATTTGAGAGCTACCCCTTAGGCTGACTTCCTGCCCAGGGTCTCTGGCCTGTTTAGTATGTGCAAAACAACCAGCAACCACTGAGCATCTGCCCTCCCCTCTGACCACCTGTCTGCAGGCGCTCTTTGGAGCTGCACCTGGAAGAATGGACATCAGACGGCACTGGTGGACATTTCACTTCCTTTCAGTTCACTGTTGGGAGTGCCAGTGGCCTTACCTGTTTTtcttgggagggagggaaggtggtAAAGTGGGGTCAGGGCAAGGCTGGGTGGTTTccaaggggaaaaacaaaaggcAATACCCACTTAAattatccttgttttttttttttttttttttttttttttttttttttttaaagatttgagagcgAGTCCAAGCagcaggggatgggcagagggagagaaaactcaaaccgactccccactgaaggggagcccaacctggggctcagtcaaataaccctgagatcctgacctgagtcaaagttaAGAGTCGGaagctcaggggatccctgggtggctcagcagtttagcgcctgcctttggcccagggcctaatcctggagtcccgggatcgagttccgcatcaggctccccacatggagcctgcttctttctctctctgcccctctgtctctgtgtgtctctcataaataaatacatacaatctttaaaaaaaaaaaagttggacacccaaccaattgagccacccaggagcccctacatTGTCCTCTAAGAAGGATGGACACAACTTCTCACCACCCACAAAGGAGCCAGGCCCCCTTTGCTGGAGGGAGTTGCTAGGCCCTCAGAGGTGGCCAGAATAGGAGGGGAGAGATGTAGGTTTGGGATCACCTCTCCCAGGTAGCACCTCTGGGGGGAATCCCTTTGACTTTTGCAGGAGGTGGCTTCCTGCACGTTGCAGCACATGGCTACGAGACAGGGAGGGCACTgggccccagcctcctccaggTCCCCACTTTGACTGCCAGCCCACCAATGCCTTTAGCGAAATCCACCTTTCCTaaacagccccccccccaaaaaaaataagcctttctTTCCCAAGGTGCATATAGAACAAGGTCCCAGAGAACAAATACGGGTGAGCAGGAAAGGATAAAGTATCATTCTTCGAGATAAACTGAGACTATTTTTTCAGTCTGAAAAAATAATCCGTTTAATTGAAAAACCTGGAGTGTACTATCCCACTCCCTTAGATGAAGGGGCTGAAGAGACCAGACCCCTACATGACTTCATAGCCACTTCGGATACTCTTCACGAGGCAGCAGGCGAAGACAATTCCCAGTACCTAAAAGCAAAGAGGAGTCAGAAAGGCAAAGTATCCCAGGCCCACTCAGGAGACCCCAAACACAACCAGGGGCCCCAGGTTCCCCAGGCCAGGACTTCCCTAGcaccctcctcccactgccccaattgcccagatgccccagaatGAGTCCCAAGGGGGCCTCTCACCTCCACGAAGGCAATGCCCAGGGCCGCTGCAGCCACCACCAGCACATTGCTTCTCAGCCAGCCCCCAATCTTCTCCACGCAGCCCTGAAGGACGGTGGGCACACAAGCGAGAACGGAGTCAGAAACTTCCCACCCACCTCTGCTCCATCTGGCTCTCCCCCGCTCTGCACCGTTCACCGCACTGCTAACGTTCCCAGATGCCCTCCGCATCCCAGGGCCCCAACCCTCTCCACCTCCATCCCTGGGCCCTCTCAACCCTAGAAACCTTTCCCAAGTTTTCCCAGTCCCCTGCTATCTCAGCTGCTTCCCCACCTCAGAGTAGATATTCTTCACATTGAAAGAAATCCCACAGTCCTTCGTGACATTGATGCAGCAGGAGTCAGGGACCTGGCCCTTGGGCATGAGAGAGACGGTCTGCCAGTCTGTGTAGTTAGCGGCCCCGCAGCACTTAAACTGCAGGACGAGAGAAATACAGGGCAGGGGCTTGTTACCTAAACCTCCGCCTTCGACACGGAGATGAGACTCTTCCTCCCCGCTAGCCGCTCCCAGCAAGCTCACTCACATCCTCCTGCATCCTGTCCAGGATCGAAGCCGTGTGGTTGTTTTTCTGATAATTCTTCATCTGCTCCCGGAAGTCCTTATTAAACTCTGACATCACCTGGGAGCAGG
It includes:
- the CD63 gene encoding CD63 antigen; its protein translation is MAVEGGMKCVKFLLYVLLLAFCACAVGLIAVGVGAQLVLSQTIVQGATPGSLLPVVIIAVGAFLFLVAFVGCCGACKENYCLMITFAIFLSLIMLVEVAAAIAGYVFRDKVMSEFNKDFREQMKNYQKNNHTASILDRMQEDFKCCGAANYTDWQTVSLMPKGQVPDSCCINVTKDCGISFNVKNIYSEGCVEKIGGWLRSNVLVVAAAALGIAFVEVLGIVFACCLVKSIRSGYEVM